In Methanothermococcus thermolithotrophicus DSM 2095, one DNA window encodes the following:
- a CDS encoding helix-turn-helix domain-containing protein, which yields MKAYERLLLSVGSGKFVEEFKKILLELDIPLKDFSEISGIPYSTIYKIVHGKDFRVSTLKKIVETIKSFESNEDDIDKIAVIAARPSLNKIRTKKISIKGKEYLLKEYPANSLEECIIAAIYAEREDAKAIVCAPIVSSSIEKIVRVPVAVILPEKDAFMNALEIAVNKI from the coding sequence ATGAAAGCTTATGAGAGGCTTTTACTAAGTGTAGGCTCTGGAAAGTTCGTAGAAGAATTCAAAAAAATCCTTTTGGAATTGGATATCCCCTTAAAAGATTTTTCTGAAATATCTGGTATTCCTTACAGTACCATCTATAAAATCGTACATGGAAAAGATTTTAGAGTCTCTACACTGAAGAAAATTGTAGAAACCATAAAAAGCTTTGAGAGTAACGAAGACGACATAGATAAAATAGCAGTAATTGCAGCAAGACCTTCTTTAAATAAAATTAGAACTAAAAAAATATCAATAAAAGGTAAGGAATATCTACTGAAAGAATATCCTGCAAATTCACTAGAGGAATGCATAATCGCTGCAATATATGCAGAAAGAGAGGATGCTAAAGCTATAGTTTGTGCCCCAATTGTAAGTTCAAGTATTGAGAAAATAGTGAGGGTCCCTGTTGCGGTTATACTACCTGAAAAAGATGCCTTTATGAATGCCCTTGAAATAGCAGTTAATAAAATATAA
- the ftsZ gene encoding cell division protein FtsZ yields the protein MRLVKEALAKNNDELYQKQMSKDDFGNASIVVVGCGGAGNNTIHRLMEIGIEGAETIAINTDKQHLENIDADKKILIGSTLTRGLGAGGYPEIGKKSAELAKNVLEDVIKNADLIFVAAGMGGGTGTGSAPVVAEIAKENGAVVIGVVTYPFKIERARLKKADEGLRKLTECCDTVIVIDNNRLVDFVPNLPMNEAFKVADEIIAQAVKGITETISQKSLINIDYADVRAVMSNGGVAMIGVGEVDYDTKGDRVERIVKDTLECPLLDIDYKGATGAIIHITGGPDLTLGEANRIGEGITSSMDPNANVIWGSRIDPSMEGCIRVMAIITGVKSPNILGGGKSPQRIIPKTEKKSRSSLGIDYIV from the coding sequence ATGAGACTAGTTAAAGAAGCACTTGCCAAAAATAATGATGAACTATACCAAAAACAAATGTCCAAAGATGATTTCGGAAATGCAAGTATTGTTGTGGTTGGATGTGGTGGTGCAGGAAATAACACAATTCATAGACTTATGGAAATAGGAATTGAAGGTGCAGAAACAATAGCCATTAACACAGATAAACAACATTTGGAGAATATTGATGCAGATAAAAAAATATTAATAGGATCTACATTAACAAGAGGTCTTGGAGCTGGAGGATATCCGGAAATAGGTAAGAAATCTGCAGAATTGGCTAAAAATGTGTTAGAAGATGTTATAAAAAATGCTGATTTAATATTTGTTGCTGCGGGAATGGGTGGAGGTACCGGTACTGGTTCAGCTCCAGTTGTAGCTGAAATTGCTAAAGAAAATGGTGCAGTGGTTATAGGTGTAGTTACCTACCCATTTAAGATTGAAAGAGCCAGGTTAAAAAAGGCGGATGAAGGGCTTAGAAAACTAACCGAATGCTGTGATACAGTTATTGTAATTGACAACAATAGATTAGTTGATTTTGTTCCAAATTTACCAATGAACGAGGCATTTAAAGTAGCAGATGAAATTATTGCTCAAGCTGTAAAAGGTATAACTGAAACTATCTCCCAGAAAAGCTTAATAAACATCGACTATGCAGACGTAAGAGCTGTTATGTCAAACGGTGGAGTTGCAATGATAGGTGTTGGTGAAGTAGATTACGATACAAAGGGAGATAGGGTTGAAAGAATTGTAAAGGATACATTGGAATGCCCTCTTTTAGACATCGATTATAAAGGAGCTACAGGTGCTATAATACACATCACTGGAGGGCCTGATTTGACCCTTGGAGAAGCAAATAGAATTGGTGAAGGTATAACAAGTAGCATGGACCCTAACGCAAATGTTATATGGGGCTCTAGAATAGACCCATCTATGGAAGGATGTATAAGAGTTATGGCCATTATTACGGGAGTAAAATCTCCAAATATATTGGGTGGGGGGAAATCACCTCAAAGAATAATCCCAAAAACAGAAAAAAAATCTAGAAGTTCATTAGGTATAGATTATATTGTATAA
- a CDS encoding YfcE family phosphodiesterase produces MIIGVISDTHVTDRVRELPKDVFEHFSDVDLIIHCGDVTSPNVLDSLKDISNVVAVKGNMDYMDLPEKEILNIENFKIGVMHGDVIYPRGDLLKMKYTSMEMGLDVLITGHTHVPLVKEVENKILLLNPGSPTVPRYPLKTIMKLKIENNNIKANLIPLNEK; encoded by the coding sequence ATGATTATCGGCGTAATTTCAGATACTCATGTTACAGATAGAGTCAGAGAACTACCAAAAGATGTTTTTGAACACTTTTCAGATGTAGATTTAATAATACACTGTGGAGATGTAACCTCCCCCAACGTTTTAGACAGTTTGAAAGATATATCCAATGTTGTCGCAGTTAAGGGAAATATGGATTATATGGATCTACCTGAAAAAGAAATATTGAACATTGAAAACTTTAAAATAGGCGTTATGCATGGGGATGTGATATACCCAAGAGGGGATCTTCTGAAAATGAAATACACGAGTATGGAAATGGGTTTAGATGTTTTAATAACAGGACACACCCACGTACCACTTGTAAAAGAAGTTGAAAATAAAATCCTTCTGTTAAACCCTGGAAGTCCAACTGTCCCAAGGTATCCTCTTAAAACAATTATGAAGCTTAAAATTGAAAACAACAATATAAAAGCTAATTTAATTCCCCTAAATGAAAAATAA
- a CDS encoding 4Fe-4S dicluster domain-containing protein: protein MKLMPNVELCIDCKKCERICPDNGIFVIEGISIKCMHCEKNPCLRVCPEDAIERIGDKVVLHKEKCVGCALCIEVCPIGAIRIDKCEMVAVKCNGCYGREDELCKLACPTDALEYSEKTVEQKQEKIISKLKKIYNCI, encoded by the coding sequence ATGAAACTTATGCCTAATGTTGAATTATGTATTGACTGCAAGAAATGCGAAAGAATCTGTCCTGACAATGGGATTTTTGTTATTGAGGGCATCTCTATAAAATGTATGCACTGTGAAAAAAACCCGTGCTTACGGGTATGCCCTGAAGATGCAATTGAAAGGATAGGGGATAAAGTCGTACTTCATAAGGAGAAATGTGTAGGATGCGCTTTATGTATAGAGGTCTGTCCTATAGGAGCTATAAGAATTGATAAATGTGAGATGGTTGCTGTAAAGTGTAATGGATGTTATGGTAGGGAAGATGAACTTTGTAAGTTGGCCTGTCCAACTGATGCATTGGAATACTCTGAAAAGACTGTAGAACAGAAACAGGAAAAAATAATCTCAAAACTTAAGAAAATATACAACTGCATATAA
- a CDS encoding 4Fe-4S dicluster domain-containing protein, whose product MKKIMMITDTCDNCGDCVKSCMEVHGISRISILEHDDKYLPIVCQHCASAPCKEVCPVDAIEFRGDIVYLDEDVCIGCGLCAIACPFGAIVVSDKAHKCTLCIGRDEQACVKACTKRCLDVVGVEDLIFDKRSKNLETMAKLSPNKELKKESKKNFISKLLVPAKTRP is encoded by the coding sequence ATGAAGAAGATAATGATGATTACCGATACCTGCGACAATTGTGGAGATTGTGTAAAGTCATGCATGGAAGTCCACGGGATAAGTAGGATTAGTATTTTAGAACATGATGATAAATACTTACCAATAGTTTGTCAACACTGTGCTTCTGCACCATGTAAGGAAGTATGTCCTGTTGATGCAATTGAATTCAGAGGAGATATAGTTTATTTAGACGAAGATGTCTGTATAGGCTGTGGACTTTGTGCAATAGCCTGCCCGTTTGGTGCAATTGTAGTTTCAGACAAGGCTCATAAATGTACACTATGTATTGGAAGAGATGAACAGGCCTGTGTTAAAGCATGTACAAAAAGATGTTTAGATGTAGTTGGTGTGGAAGATCTTATATTTGATAAAAGATCTAAAAATCTCGAAACTATGGCCAAATTAAGCCCAAACAAAGAACTTAAAAAAGAAAGTAAGAAGAACTTTATATCTAAATTGCTTGTTCCAGCTAAAACTAGGCCGTAA
- the porB gene encoding pyruvate synthase subunit PorB — protein sequence MTGKSQFSREEYFAPGHRGCAGCGAAIVARLTLKATGKDTIVANATGCLEVMTTPYPETAWRVPWIHVAFENAAAVASGMESAVRALKRKRGKYADKKINVIAFGGDGGTADIGFQALSGAMERGHDMVYIMYDNEAYMNTGIQRSGSTPLMASTTTSPAGSVIRGEDMPKKDMPMIMAAHGIPYVATACLSYPEDFMKKVKKACEIEGPAYIQILQPCTTGWRYNAEDTVEIGRLAVKTGLWPLYEIENGEFRVTYKPAKRVPLKEYIKLQKRYRHLTDEDIEMLQKDVDERCKLLGID from the coding sequence ATGACTGGTAAATCTCAGTTTTCAAGAGAAGAGTACTTTGCTCCAGGACATAGGGGCTGTGCTGGTTGTGGTGCTGCGATTGTTGCAAGATTGACCTTAAAGGCTACCGGAAAAGATACAATAGTTGCAAACGCTACAGGATGTTTAGAAGTTATGACCACACCTTATCCAGAAACAGCTTGGAGAGTTCCTTGGATACATGTTGCATTTGAAAACGCTGCAGCAGTTGCAAGTGGAATGGAAAGTGCGGTCAGAGCTCTGAAAAGAAAAAGAGGAAAGTATGCTGATAAAAAGATAAATGTAATTGCATTTGGTGGAGACGGTGGTACTGCTGATATCGGTTTCCAAGCTTTAAGTGGTGCCATGGAAAGAGGACACGACATGGTTTACATAATGTACGATAACGAAGCTTACATGAACACAGGAATTCAAAGAAGTGGTTCTACTCCATTAATGGCTTCAACAACAACATCCCCTGCTGGAAGCGTCATAAGGGGAGAAGACATGCCTAAAAAAGACATGCCTATGATAATGGCAGCTCACGGAATTCCATACGTTGCTACAGCATGTTTAAGTTACCCTGAAGACTTTATGAAAAAAGTTAAAAAAGCATGTGAAATTGAAGGACCTGCATATATCCAGATATTACAACCATGTACAACAGGATGGAGATATAACGCAGAAGACACTGTGGAAATAGGAAGATTAGCAGTTAAAACTGGATTATGGCCATTGTATGAAATAGAAAATGGTGAATTTAGAGTAACATACAAACCTGCAAAAAGAGTGCCATTAAAAGAATACATAAAATTACAGAAGAGATACAGGCATTTAACCGACGAAGATATTGAAATGTTGCAAAAAGATGTTGATGAAAGATGCAAATTGTTAGGAATCGATTAA
- the porA gene encoding pyruvate synthase subunit PorA, which yields MCEVKIITGTSAAAEAAKLCDVDVIAAYPITPQTTCVEKLAEFVANGELDAEYIKVESEHSAMSACIGASATGARTFTATASQGLALMHELLFAASGMRLPIVMMNANRALSAPINIWNDQQDSISQRDTGWIQFYAENNQEVLDTIIQAYRIAEHEDVLLPVMVNLDGFILTHTVEPVTVPKQENVLDFVGIYEPKHAYMDPDRPITQGPVGVPSCYMESRYAVQKAMDNAEKIIMDIHDEFAEKFKRSYGNGLIETYNIENAETVLVALGSVCSPIKEVIDQMKEEGKEYGLLRIRCYRPLPIKHIREALKNAKNVAILDKDISFGTNKGAVYLDLASFLKDKKTVNYIVGLGGRDIRIQDIKDIMEHAENAEDGETKWVGLQEE from the coding sequence ATGTGTGAGGTTAAGATTATTACAGGAACTTCTGCTGCTGCAGAGGCTGCAAAATTATGTGATGTTGATGTCATTGCAGCTTATCCAATTACACCACAAACAACATGTGTAGAAAAACTTGCTGAATTTGTTGCCAATGGGGAGCTGGATGCGGAATACATAAAAGTTGAAAGTGAACATTCCGCAATGAGTGCATGTATCGGTGCAAGTGCAACCGGTGCAAGAACATTTACTGCAACTGCTTCACAGGGTCTCGCATTAATGCATGAGCTCTTGTTTGCGGCTTCAGGTATGAGATTACCAATAGTTATGATGAATGCAAACAGGGCGTTATCAGCACCTATAAACATTTGGAACGATCAGCAAGACAGTATATCTCAGAGAGATACTGGATGGATTCAATTTTATGCGGAAAACAATCAGGAAGTTTTAGACACAATAATTCAAGCATACAGGATTGCCGAACATGAAGATGTTCTATTACCTGTAATGGTTAACTTAGATGGATTTATACTCACCCATACAGTTGAACCTGTTACAGTGCCTAAACAAGAAAATGTTTTAGACTTTGTGGGAATATACGAACCTAAACATGCATACATGGATCCTGACAGACCAATTACACAAGGACCTGTTGGAGTTCCGAGCTGCTATATGGAATCAAGATATGCGGTTCAAAAAGCAATGGATAATGCCGAAAAGATAATTATGGATATCCACGACGAATTTGCAGAAAAATTCAAAAGAAGCTACGGAAATGGATTGATAGAAACTTACAACATAGAAAATGCTGAAACAGTACTTGTAGCATTAGGTTCAGTATGTAGCCCTATAAAAGAAGTTATAGACCAGATGAAAGAGGAAGGCAAGGAATACGGATTACTAAGAATAAGATGCTACAGACCTTTACCAATAAAACACATCAGGGAAGCTTTAAAGAATGCTAAGAATGTCGCTATACTTGATAAGGATATTAGCTTCGGGACAAATAAAGGAGCAGTTTATCTGGACTTGGCTTCATTCTTAAAGGACAAAAAAACAGTTAATTACATAGTAGGTCTTGGTGGAAGAGATATTAGAATTCAGGATATTAAGGATATAATGGAACATGCTGAAAATGCAGAAGACGGAGAAACAAAGTGGGTTGGATTACAGGAAGAATAA
- the porD gene encoding pyruvate synthase subunit PorD encodes MVTIGTIIYEPGNSIKNKTGSWRVFKPVMDKDKCVMCENCYIFCPEGCIQEKDGKFDINYDYCKGCLICVRECPVNAITKVREEK; translated from the coding sequence ATGGTTACTATAGGTACGATAATATACGAACCAGGTAATTCTATTAAAAACAAAACAGGTAGTTGGAGAGTTTTTAAACCAGTGATGGACAAAGATAAGTGTGTAATGTGTGAAAACTGTTACATATTCTGTCCTGAAGGCTGTATTCAAGAAAAAGATGGAAAATTTGACATAAACTACGATTACTGTAAGGGATGTTTAATTTGTGTAAGGGAATGTCCGGTTAATGCAATAACAAAGGTTAGGGAAGAGAAATAA
- a CDS encoding pyruvate ferredoxin oxidoreductase subunit gamma: MIEIRFHGRGGQGAVTAAQILAKAAFFDGKFCQAFPFFGVERRGAPVMAFTRIDDRKIRLRSQIYKPDYVVVQDPTLLDTVDVTSGLKKGGKLIINTLKDVKMDDYEVYPIDATGISLEVLGLPIVNTTMLGAFAGATNEVTLESLKKAILETFPGKLGQKNAEAAEVAYNRIKTK, encoded by the coding sequence ATGATTGAAATTAGATTCCACGGAAGAGGAGGTCAAGGTGCAGTTACTGCTGCACAGATATTAGCAAAAGCAGCTTTTTTTGATGGTAAATTTTGTCAGGCCTTTCCTTTCTTTGGTGTCGAAAGAAGGGGAGCTCCGGTTATGGCATTTACAAGAATAGATGATAGGAAAATAAGATTAAGAAGTCAAATTTACAAACCTGATTATGTCGTAGTTCAGGATCCAACTCTTTTGGATACAGTAGATGTTACAAGCGGTTTAAAGAAGGGCGGAAAACTCATCATAAACACATTAAAAGATGTAAAAATGGATGATTATGAGGTTTATCCAATAGATGCTACAGGAATATCTTTGGAAGTTTTAGGGTTACCTATTGTAAACACCACAATGTTGGGAGCTTTTGCAGGGGCTACCAATGAGGTAACTCTTGAATCACTCAAAAAAGCTATTCTTGAAACTTTCCCCGGAAAACTTGGACAGAAAAACGCAGAAGCTGCAGAAGTGGCATACAATAGAATAAAAACTAAATAA
- a CDS encoding DUF357 domain-containing protein, with the protein MKDIKNIKNIITDEKITNYFERTEEAIEIIKKGVPPKRSLLYDVALDYLCMIECYFKDAKAFIEEGDYVNAFASLNYAYGWIDAGARLGIFNVGDDDVRFTLAK; encoded by the coding sequence ATGAAAGATATAAAAAATATAAAAAACATAATAACTGATGAAAAAATAACCAACTACTTTGAAAGAACCGAAGAAGCAATAGAGATTATAAAGAAAGGTGTCCCTCCAAAAAGAAGTCTCCTATATGATGTAGCATTAGACTATCTCTGTATGATTGAATGTTATTTTAAAGACGCAAAAGCATTTATAGAAGAAGGAGATTATGTTAATGCATTTGCATCATTAAATTATGCTTATGGTTGGATAGATGCTGGAGCTAGATTAGGAATCTTCAATGTAGGAGATGACGACGTGAGATTTACGCTGGCAAAATAA
- a CDS encoding DUF555 domain-containing protein — translation MGNYHVTLQAAYTAKNIEDVEDAIGVAISQIGKLLNRNNLDYVDIDVGLTICPKCGEPIDCVLVVARTAIVGILLSMKVFNAESPEHAVRIAKSAIGKALRDIPLEVVDVVEI, via the coding sequence ATGGGAAATTATCATGTAACGCTACAGGCGGCATATACTGCAAAGAATATTGAAGATGTTGAAGATGCCATAGGGGTGGCCATATCCCAAATTGGAAAACTCCTAAACAGAAACAATTTAGATTATGTGGATATTGACGTTGGATTAACAATATGTCCTAAATGTGGAGAACCTATAGACTGCGTACTGGTTGTTGCAAGAACTGCAATAGTTGGTATTTTACTATCTATGAAAGTCTTTAATGCCGAAAGTCCAGAACATGCTGTGAGAATAGCAAAATCAGCAATTGGTAAAGCTTTAAGAGACATTCCCCTTGAAGTTGTAGATGTTGTTGAGATTTAA